The DNA window TGCGGGCGCTCCTGGGCCGTGGCGGCGTGGCCGAGCGGCGCGACCCGTGGGCGTGCGGCTACCATCCCGAGGGCGAGATGCCCGTCATCGCGACGAGCTTCGCCTCGCAGGTGAACATGTTCCTGGAGCCGCTCTACCGCATGCGCGCCATCGTGTCGCGCCAAAGCGGCCGGTTCGTGGCGCTGTTCGAGGGCACGGTGAAGGGCGCGTCGGTGGCCGAGACGGTCGGCGACAAGTACCTCGTGGACACCGTGGCCGCGCTCGTCACGTGGGTCAGCCATCAGGTGCAGAAGATAGAGGGCGGCGACTTCCGCAAGTACATCGTGTACATCGTGGCGGCGCTCGTGTTCTTCCTCTGCCTGTCCGTTCTGGTGAAGTAGGGAGGTAGCGCAAATGACTGAGATCATCATAGCGATCGTGCAGTGCCTCCTGCTGGTGCTTTTGGCCCCGCTCGTGTCGGGAGGCGCGCGCTGGCTGCGGGCCAAGATGCACACGCGCCGCGGGCCGTCCATCCTGCAGGACTACTACGATATATTCAAGCTGCTCAAGCGCCAAGACGTGCACACGGCCGATTCGAGCTTCGTCTCGCGCCTCATGCCGCCGCTGTTCTTCGGCACGATGCTCGTGCTGGCGTGCGGCGTGCCCATGATCACGCGCCTGTGCCCCGTGCCGGTGCTCGGCGACATCATCACCATCATCTACCTCATGGCCCTGCCGCGCTTCTTCTTCGCGCTGTCCGGCGTGGACAGCTCCAACGCCTATGCGGGCGTGGGCGGCATCCGCGAGCTTCTGGTGGGCGTGCTGGTGGAGCCCTCCATGATGCTGGCGCTTCTGGTGGCGGCCCTCGCGACGGGCACCACCAACATCGGCGGCATGGGGGCCATGATCGGATCGCTTTCGGCCGGCGCCCCCGTGGCCGTGGTGGTGGCGGGCGCGGCGTTCGCCATCGCCTGCTACATCGAGCTGGGCAAGCTGCCCTACGACATGGCCGAGGCCGAGCAGGAGATACAGGAAGGCCCTTTGGCCGAGTACTCCGGCGCGTCGCTGGCCATGGTGAAGATGTCGCTGTCCATGAAGCAGATCATCGTGGCGAGCCTGTTCATCGCCGTGTTCCTGCCTTTCGGCAGCGCGGTGGAGCCCACGCTTCCGGCGCTCGCGCTGGGGCTCGTCGCGTACGTGGCCAAGCTCGCCGTCGTGTTCTTCGCCTGCTCGCTGGTGGAGAACCTCGTGGCGCGCG is part of the Arabiibacter massiliensis genome and encodes:
- a CDS encoding NADH-quinone oxidoreductase subunit H produces the protein MTEIIIAIVQCLLLVLLAPLVSGGARWLRAKMHTRRGPSILQDYYDIFKLLKRQDVHTADSSFVSRLMPPLFFGTMLVLACGVPMITRLCPVPVLGDIITIIYLMALPRFFFALSGVDSSNAYAGVGGIRELLVGVLVEPSMMLALLVAALATGTTNIGGMGAMIGSLSAGAPVAVVVAGAAFAIACYIELGKLPYDMAEAEQEIQEGPLAEYSGASLAMVKMSLSMKQIIVASLFIAVFLPFGSAVEPTLPALALGLVAYVAKLAVVFFACSLVENLVARVRYKLMGRQTWTVVGVSALAFVFCVLGV